A single genomic interval of Candidatus Coatesbacteria bacterium harbors:
- a CDS encoding helix-turn-helix domain-containing protein, whose translation MEKRGLYYDLIENDEDRRLLAQEGLIFDVSQLIWEVMEQSETSRAELARRLGTSKSYITKLLRGYSNLTLRSLSDIFSALGREVVIKAAPPGCVNNVLLVSENWELIDADETGNTAEITTEDEVIEETLLRGVA comes from the coding sequence ATGGAGAAGCGGGGCCTCTACTACGACTTGATCGAAAACGACGAGGATCGCCGCCTGCTGGCCCAGGAGGGCTTGATCTTCGACGTCAGCCAGCTCATTTGGGAAGTGATGGAGCAGAGCGAGACCAGCCGGGCCGAACTCGCCCGCCGCCTGGGAACCTCGAAGTCCTACATCACCAAGCTGCTGCGCGGTTACTCCAACCTGACCCTGCGTTCCCTCTCCGACATCTTCTCGGCCTTGGGCCGGGAGGTTGTCATCAAGGCCGCGCCGCCGGGCTGCGTCAACAACGTTCTGCTCGTTTCCGAGAATTGGGAACTGATCGACGCGGATGAAACCGGGAATACCGCTGAGATCACAACGGAGGACGAGGTTATCGAGGAAACCCTGCTTCGAGGTGTCGCATGA